The following are from one region of the uncultured Hyphomonas sp. genome:
- a CDS encoding NAD(P)-dependent alcohol dehydrogenase, translated as MKVAAVKKPGGPGNLVIEERPDPVAGPGEVLVRVRASSLNYHDFVVVMGGIPTPDGRIPMSDGACEVVAVGEGVTRWNVGDKVLSLFFPGWQSGQIEAAGFNSVPGDGADGFGAELVAAPETAFTRMPEGWTFEEAATLPCAALTAWRGIVAEGRIKPGAWVLTQGTGGVSIFALQLAKAAGCRVISTSSSPEKLEKLKALGADHVINYKENSDWGAEAFKLAGGRGVDEVVEIGGPGTLAQSIAACRPGGHISLIGVLTGVSGDVPTAALFSRNITLSGITVGSRRMQEDMVDALEANGIKPVIDSTFPLDKIADAFAHQASQKHFGKIVLTI; from the coding sequence ATGAAAGTTGCTGCTGTGAAGAAGCCCGGCGGGCCGGGCAATCTCGTCATTGAAGAACGTCCGGATCCCGTTGCGGGCCCGGGTGAAGTGCTGGTGCGGGTGCGCGCCTCCAGCCTCAACTATCACGACTTTGTCGTCGTCATGGGCGGCATTCCGACTCCCGACGGACGTATCCCCATGTCGGATGGCGCCTGTGAAGTGGTTGCGGTCGGGGAGGGCGTCACCAGGTGGAACGTGGGCGACAAGGTATTGTCCCTGTTCTTCCCCGGCTGGCAGTCCGGCCAGATCGAGGCGGCAGGGTTCAACTCCGTGCCCGGAGACGGGGCAGACGGATTTGGCGCCGAACTCGTGGCCGCGCCGGAAACCGCCTTCACCCGCATGCCGGAAGGCTGGACCTTCGAAGAGGCTGCGACCCTTCCGTGTGCGGCGCTGACGGCGTGGCGCGGTATTGTTGCCGAAGGCAGGATCAAGCCGGGCGCCTGGGTGCTGACCCAGGGCACGGGCGGGGTATCGATCTTCGCGCTGCAACTCGCCAAGGCGGCCGGGTGCCGGGTGATCTCAACGTCCTCCTCGCCGGAAAAACTGGAAAAGCTGAAAGCCCTCGGCGCCGATCATGTGATCAATTACAAGGAAAATTCGGACTGGGGCGCTGAGGCGTTTAAACTGGCCGGCGGGCGCGGCGTGGATGAAGTCGTCGAAATCGGCGGGCCGGGCACCCTGGCCCAGTCCATCGCGGCTTGCCGTCCGGGCGGGCATATCTCGTTGATCGGCGTGCTGACCGGCGTGTCGGGTGACGTGCCGACGGCGGCGCTCTTCTCGCGCAACATCACCCTGTCGGGCATCACAGTCGGCTCGCGCCGCATGCAGGAAGACATGGTCGACGCCCTTGAAGCGAACGGCATCAAGCCGGTGATCGATTCCACCTTCCCGCTCGACAAGATCGCCGACGCCTTCGCCCACCAGGCCAGCCAGAAACATTTCGGCAAGATCGTCCTGACGATCTGA
- the phaR gene encoding polyhydroxyalkanoate synthesis repressor PhaR has protein sequence MVKGTGSTGPIIIKKYANRRLYDTSTSSYVTLDHLSELVREGRDFEVRDAKTGEDLTRQVLTQIIFEQETKGEGALPLNFLRQLIGFYGGGAQTFLPAFLDMSMNSFAEAQKEWQKAANPMTMFEKQARRNMVMFEQAMKMFMPTLYNSAKPEKPGSASSPAGSMMEMQAEALATMQAQMSAIQDQLAELYRKD, from the coding sequence ATGGTCAAAGGGACGGGCTCTACAGGGCCAATCATCATCAAGAAATACGCAAACCGACGCCTCTACGACACGTCGACCTCGTCATATGTGACGTTGGATCACCTGTCGGAACTGGTCCGCGAGGGCCGGGATTTTGAGGTTCGGGATGCCAAGACGGGAGAAGATCTGACGCGTCAGGTTCTGACCCAGATTATCTTCGAACAGGAAACCAAGGGCGAGGGCGCCCTGCCGCTGAACTTCCTGCGCCAGCTGATCGGCTTCTATGGCGGCGGCGCGCAGACTTTCCTGCCGGCCTTCCTCGACATGTCGATGAATTCCTTCGCTGAAGCGCAGAAGGAATGGCAGAAAGCCGCCAATCCGATGACCATGTTCGAGAAACAGGCCCGCCGGAACATGGTGATGTTCGAACAGGCCATGAAGATGTTCATGCCGACGCTCTATAATTCGGCAAAGCCCGAGAAGCCGGGATCGGCTTCGTCTCCGGCCGGCTCCATGATGGAAATGCAGGCTGAGGCGCTGGCCACTATGCAGGCCCAGATGTCCGCCATTCAGGACCAGCTGGCAGAGCTTTACCGCAAGGACTGA
- the phbB gene encoding acetoacetyl-CoA reductase, whose translation MSKTVLVTGGTRGIGHAISAAMANAGYKVAANYAGNEEAAKATAHELGIHVYKFDVADYDAVGEGIAAIEKDLGPIDIVVNNAGVTRDAPFHKMTKDQWQQVIDIDLTSAFNVTRQVWDGMRERNWGRVINISSINGQKGQFGQANYSAAKAGLIGFSKALAQEGAKKGITVNTVCPGYIDTEMVRAVPEKVLESIISTIPVGRLGKPEEIASMCAYLASDDGAFITGATMTVNGAQYITG comes from the coding sequence ATGTCCAAAACAGTTCTGGTCACAGGCGGTACACGCGGTATCGGCCACGCCATCAGCGCAGCCATGGCAAACGCCGGCTACAAGGTCGCCGCGAACTATGCCGGCAATGAAGAAGCCGCCAAGGCAACAGCCCACGAACTCGGCATTCATGTCTACAAGTTCGACGTCGCCGATTATGACGCTGTCGGCGAAGGGATTGCCGCCATCGAGAAAGATCTCGGCCCCATCGACATCGTCGTCAACAATGCCGGCGTGACGCGCGATGCGCCATTCCACAAAATGACGAAAGACCAATGGCAGCAGGTGATCGACATCGATCTCACCTCCGCTTTCAACGTCACCCGCCAGGTGTGGGACGGCATGCGCGAGCGCAATTGGGGCCGTGTCATCAACATTTCGTCGATCAATGGCCAGAAGGGCCAGTTCGGCCAGGCGAACTATTCCGCCGCCAAAGCCGGCCTGATCGGTTTCTCCAAGGCGCTGGCCCAGGAAGGCGCCAAGAAGGGCATCACTGTGAACACGGTCTGCCCTGGCTATATCGACACGGAAATGGTGCGCGCTGTGCCTGAGAAAGTGCTCGAGAGCATCATCTCGACCATCCCGGTCGGCCGCCTCGGCAAACCGGAAGAAATCGCCTCCATGTGCGCCTATCTCGCCAGCGACGACGGCGCATTTATCACCGGCGCAACGATGACGGTGAACGGCGCGCAGTATATCACCGGCTAA
- a CDS encoding glycosyltransferase family 2 protein, whose protein sequence is MDQALEFSVVVPVHNESGNVATLIGEIAKALDGRAYEMVFVDDASTDDTRARLVELKADYPMLRVLGHRKNAGQSRAIRSGILAAKAPVIGTLDGDGQNDPADLPDLYRQLTRQDAPERLNMVMGRRAKRKDTAWKRFGSRFANNIRKRMLKDDCDDSGCGIKVMKRAAYIQLPYFDHMHRYMPALMRAEGFEVEYRDVNHRERGTGASNYTNFGRLNDAFSDLRGVTWLIRRRRHPGGADEI, encoded by the coding sequence TTGGACCAGGCTCTTGAGTTTTCCGTCGTCGTTCCGGTGCACAATGAATCCGGAAATGTGGCAACCCTGATCGGCGAGATCGCCAAGGCCCTCGACGGGCGCGCCTATGAGATGGTGTTCGTCGATGACGCCTCGACCGATGATACCCGCGCCCGGCTGGTAGAGCTGAAGGCGGATTATCCCATGCTTCGCGTCCTGGGCCACCGGAAGAATGCCGGCCAGAGCCGCGCGATCCGCTCCGGCATCCTCGCCGCCAAAGCCCCTGTCATCGGCACGCTGGACGGCGATGGCCAGAACGATCCGGCCGACCTGCCAGACCTTTACCGCCAACTGACCCGGCAGGATGCGCCGGAGCGGCTGAACATGGTGATGGGCCGCCGGGCCAAGCGCAAGGATACCGCCTGGAAGCGGTTCGGCTCCCGCTTTGCCAACAATATCCGCAAGCGCATGCTGAAAGATGATTGCGACGACAGCGGCTGCGGCATCAAGGTGATGAAACGCGCCGCCTATATCCAGCTGCCCTATTTCGATCACATGCACCGCTACATGCCGGCCCTGATGCGGGCCGAAGGATTCGAGGTGGAATATCGCGACGTGAACCACCGCGAACGCGGGACGGGCGCATCGAACTACACGAATTTCGGTCGCCTGAACGATGCCTTCTCCGACCTGCGCGGTGTCACCTGGCTGATCCGCCGCCGCCGCCATCCGGGCGGCGCGGACGAAATCTGA